Within the Pan troglodytes isolate AG18354 chromosome 2, NHGRI_mPanTro3-v2.0_pri, whole genome shotgun sequence genome, the region GCTAtgagtattattttatagatcatGGACGCAGATCTAACCCAAGAATGGTTAGATGGTACAAACTAGAATTGCTACACACTTGAGCTGATTCTAAAGAGTGAACTCTTTATTTAACAACTTGCCTTCACCTGAGTTTTTCACTTCTCAAGTTCTAATGTcctctggaaataaagaaaacaaccttCAGCATTCTTGCTAGATATTTCTTGGCTTACCTCCTCACATTTATAGAGTAATAGATGTTCGCAACATACAACAGCATTCTGTTTATGGAAAGATGtaaatcatcattttcatcaagagctacttttttaaatgataggtTTGTTTGGAGTCATTTTAAGTGGGTGATAAAACATTGTCTTGGGACTTAAATGTACTTTGATGCAGATTTTGCATCAGTGAGTAACATATGTATAGAGGATAGCAAATAGTGTCAGAAAAGacaggacacctcacaggatACTAACAAATCAAACATCAGTCAACAATCTCTAAGATGTACATTCATTTGGTTCTGGTTAATACACTAGATCACTTCCCTatgattaacttcttttcttatGAGAGACAGAATCTTGATAACTGTATTACTGATCAATAGAGTTAATGATGTGTGGTATCTAACGTCATTTTTATATGATGTAACACTTGAAGCCaatttgttttcactcttttcttgTATGGTTCTAAAGCCACCAGAAGAATGGCATGGCTCATTTTCAGTAATTCCAATCTATAtacattcataattacatacatactaaatacacacattcataattacataatacatatacacattcataattacatacaCAGTACATACTCACATTCATAATTAAATACACAATTCCATTCTACATgcattgaaacttttaaaatacatcactCATTTTCAGAGCAGATTAAAATAATCCTCAGGATTAGACCGTATTATACTACAAATTTCCACTTAAATTTAGGCtaaaaattcattcaattttaatgaaataattaattatcTGTCATCTGAAAAGCATTACCATAGgcccacatatataatttaaccattttaactataatttaaaCTCATTGAAATTATTCAAGAATTTCTCTACTATGCCTTTATTGAAGAAGGAGTTGGAAATTATAGAATGTTGTAGATTGCATGGAGGCTTGCTGGGATTGGTTCAAACAGCACAGGTGACAGCAACTGAAATATTGAGGCATGAATGGTGGAACATACATGGATacagttaaattttttctctcttccttttcggTAAAATTGATCCCACGTATACGGACAGTTTGTAATGCTGCAGGAAGGATAGGGAGATGTtgtccccttttcttcctccccccaCACCTtaccaaatggagtgaaatatattaaatagattgCAGGGCAGTGACTACAAAGTACTattgcaaaaaacacaaaaacataacaaGTTCCAGAATGCCAGGAAAATTATAtctcattcaattaaaaaagaatttatatacatatgtatattactttatatatctatatgtgtgtatatggatgtgtggggagatatatatatatatatataatcacatccaCATATCTAcagatatgtgatatatatatgacatccatatttatctatctatatatttatatctatattgatgtgtagagatatatatctatagatatctcacATACATATAGATGTAATTATGTGAATCATATAAATctggatacataaaataataaatatattatttgttatatattatattacatataattatacattatatattatttattataaatatatttattcatctccAGTTTCTGGCAGATAGTTCCCAAAAACCTGTTAATTTCCTAATCAGTAGGGATGTTAATAGAATCTTATGGGACTCATCACCAGAAAGATCAAGCTatgattagaagcttggaactttcagccccacctctttggggaagaagagaggggctggagattgagctaATAAATGATcatacctatgtgacaaatccTCTGTACAAATTCCTGAAGTACAGGTTTCAGAGAGCTTCTAGATTGCTGAACGCATTTTGGTTCCTAGAGGGTGCACACCCGGGAATGCATGGAAGAGAAGCACCACCCCTCTTCCCACATACATTGCCCTATTCATCTCTTCCATATGGTTgttcatctacatttttaataataaatgggtaacatgagtaaagtgttttcctgaattctgtgagccatcctagcaaattatcaaacctaaaaagggggtcatgggaactccAATTTATAGCTGGTAGGTAAGAGGCACAATAGGAAGCTTGTGATTGACATCTGAAGTAGGGGTAGTCTTGTGGGCCTGAGACCTCAACCTGTGGAATCTGCACTATCTTCACGTAGCAGTGTCAGAATTGAGGCAAATCAAAGGACACTCAGTTGGTGTCCACTAGAGAACTGAATTGCTGTGTTGGAAAAAAAACatgcatctggtgtcagaagtgagataTTGGGAGTGCTGAGTGCGTAAGAGTAGAAAAAGCAGGGTGTTTTCCTATACTATGGAATCAGCTGTcagtttgtttttatctgttaTACTAATTGGAGTACTCACTCAGCTTTACACTTTAGAACTCATTGAGCATATTggacaaggagagagaagaagaatggaCTCACTCTACCCAGTGTGCCATTGTTcaatatttaatcaataattaccagtcttaaaaattatgtctACTGCTACCCAAACAAGTAAGTTTTAACCATTATATTTATAGTTCTAATGATATATAGATGTAATGTCCAAAACAGATCACATCAGAGCTTCAATACAGAGCTCACAATACAGAATCTCAGCTATCCCATTTTTATTAGATCTAtagtttctttaatatacttccatgaattttgaaaactttatgaaataatattggGCAAGTTATCACATTAACTTTTGTACATGAGAGTGTCCCCTATCCTAGTTTcttaatcattctttttaaaagtacaccaaataaagtCAAGTTAAAGAATAAAAGCCTATGCGCAACTGAGAAATCGAAACACAAGTTGCCAAGAGTTAGAAACTTCATTGAttcaatgaatttgaaataaatgcaaCTTTCTTCTTACCTTATTATTATACAGTCTTACTCTCAGGACACTGCTTTCCATTGCATAATAGAATTGAAGATGACAGCTCTTGCCCAGGCAATGACACACAGAGCTATTTAGGTAAGCCCTGCTGTCTAAATGGTTAAGAGCGAAAGCATGCTTAGCGCCTACCCATACATAATAacctgaaagataaaagaaaaaagaagcaatttaggAAAACATTAGCTTCTTTCTGTCTGACTAAAACTATCACATTTCTGAAGTTTTCAAAACCagacttaaaacacaaatattttacttaaaaggatAGAGTGTTTTCAAATGATTACATCAACTACAAATaacaggttttcatttttatatatcatttccaATATGTAGAGAAATCTCCTAATTTCTACAATCAAAATTTGATAACACCCTTTTGTAAAAATTCAAGATTCCTGTAAAAGAAACCTGCATATACAAATTGCTATACCAccaaattattgtcattttcttttaaatatcacaattcaatccttttttaatcaagaatttctcttcatccttcccaGAATTCTTGCCCCTCTGGATGattttttgatttactttttgtagaaaatcctttatagttttaggaaatacaacttaaaatgtcttctttcttacCAAGCCACATAGAGGTATGAGATATCTACGGTCCTTTTAAACGTCACCTATggattttgttttacataaagatattgtatataaatttttccCCATCTGATATTTAAAACCAGTTGGAGCTGTTCTTGAACTTAATAACAAGGacaacacagatttataaagagatttctataattttacaacttcattttcaaaaataaagtctgAAATGCTTCTTCATGCTACTGAAACTGCTGCACGTctctgacatttatttaaaaagaagtctcTAAGGAAACCCAAATAcaacaagaaagacaaaaacaagaacatgagGCCAAATTTTAGCCTCACATATTTACAGCTACAGCAAATACTAAGCATAATATGATCCTTAACTGGATAAACGTAATGTAAAAGCTTACACTATTTACATTAATGTCTTTTGCACAATAAATCATGTctgactttcaacaaaaaattacaaggcacctGCAAGGCAAAAAGCAGTTTGAAAAGAGtaattctaaaaagtaaagtctattaatctttttaaaaatagtctgtacactattcacaatagcaaagacatggaatcaacccaaatgcccatcaatgatagactggataaaggaaatgtggtacatatacaccatggaatactatgcatccataaaaaggaatgagatcatgtcctttgcaggagcatgaatggggctggaagccattatcctgagcaaactaatgctggaacagaaagccaagcaccacatgttctcacttatatgtgggagctgaacaacttgaacacagacacagggaaggggaacaacacacactggggcctgttgaggggtgaggggagggagatcattgggataaatagctaatgcacgctggtcttaatacctaggtaacgggttgacaggtgcagccaaccaccacagcacatgtttacttatgtaacaaacctgcacatcctgcacacgtagcctggaacttaaataaaataaataaccataataataatattactgctacccccaaaaaataaaaaaataaaaaataataatctgcacagtaaaatatataaatataatgctaaagacagcaaaaacaaattacatttataaattgtacaaagaagaaattaaatttcatgCAATTCCAATacattctattaaaaacatattaagatacactaggaaataaataagaaaatattagcaagtatacacttaaaacaaaaataaattaagactttAAATTAAATGCCCAATAGGCAGAATATAACCTAGACTGGCCATAGTGTCAAAGAGAAAATTCATGTACCAGAAGCCCTGAAATGTAACTCAAAATAGAGTAAgttatatggaaaataaaaaggaggagtCAGGTTATGGAGTGTGAACATTAGTTGTGTTTAATAGAAACTCAAGATGAAAAGATTAGAGGGAGTaagagagaattacttgaatagaATAACATAATTTCTGCAAGTGATGATATATGTGCATTCTgagcattaaaaattaaacatatactcaTTCCTGCACTCATCAtactgaaattttcaaataacaaagataaagaaacatttttaaaatctgcattaaaCTAAAAACCATTACATGCACTCAGACTTCTCCATCACTACAGCACATATCAGGAGCTAAAGAGGGAAAATCACCCTgtacttagaaattaaaaaaaaaattctaaaattgtatgaccagataaattattatttcgaagtgagaacaattttaaaacattttaagtttacaGGTACTATGGGAGCTCATCACCACAgatcttttctaaataaaagaaaaattgattaaagagTCAACCTTTGCAAGGGGATAAGGGAACCAAGAAGGAAAgcataaaatctaaaaaacaatggtgagtaagaaaaataatgaaatatataaacttaCTAATTACAAGTATCATAACAAGATATTgactttaaaactctttaaaatgttcaactGTAACTCAggaccaaaaaataattaaatgatagtTTGGTCTTTCTCATGTTCAAGAAGGCAGAAATACTAGAGCACTTTAggttttgttaaagaaatttcatataaagaatataccctaaaaattaagaatagtcataacaataagatatacaaattaaAGCTTCCAGatcagtgaaaaaaattaaaataaaaatgtaacaatactCACCCctccaagaaaaggaagaaagaaaaaaagcaaaaagaataaaagtaaacagaaaatacaaattaatatgttAGCAAGAGGAAGAAACTCATTGACAACAGAGCAgtgttgaaagaaagagagaaagaaagaaagaaggaaggaaggaagcatggatggaaggaaggaaggaaggaaggaaggaaggaaggaaggaaggaaggaaggaaagaaagaaagaaagaaagaaagaaagaaagaaagagaaagaaagaaagaaagaaagaaagaaagaaagaaagaaagaaagaaagaaagaaagaaagaaagagctggctgacttggctgggcatgatggctcacacctgtaatctcagcacttcaggaggctaaggtgggtggatcacttgaggtcaggagtttgataccagcctggccaacatggtgaattcctgtctctactaaaaattcaaaaattagccaggcatggtagcacgtgcctgtagtcccagctacttgggaggctgagacaggagaatcacttgaacccaggaggcgggggttgcagtgagccgagatctcaccactgcattccagcctgggtgacagagtgagactctgtctcaaaaaaaaaaaaaaaaaaaaaaaaaaaagccttttaatactttttgttcaCACGATAATAAAtcctgaaggaaataataaaacttaaaaaatattgttaacctagtataattcttgttttacactgttggaaacATAATTGTTATTTTCACCTTCAGCTCCTATGGCAGaatgtattttcaataaaatatactcaGTATATTCACCAAGGCCTCCTATGTAATGTCTTATAACTAGTCACCATAAAGCAGAATTCTGAaagtaatacataaaatatattatttttttctaccttcatcATCACCTCCTTGATCCTGCTGAGGTGTGGATTCGAATGCAGGGATCTCTCTCGCTTTTGTGCGCATCCAGGAAATTTGGCCAGCAGATGCTTCTGACGTCCACCCACACATGTCAAATTCAAACCCACAGGCCTGACACACTAAACGGGAGAAAAAGATCTTGGTGGACTATTAGTCTGCTAGAGTGGCTGCTTAACCAAGTTACGCGTTGTAATCAACCAAAAggcttatatacacacatacacatcagcaCACACTAATTTATATCTGGAAGTTGGGATTCAATAAGCCTTAGAGTGTACCAGCAACTccattttgcaaaaatttctcaGTTGATCCACATGTACAATATCCTCTCAAATGTGACCCATTGCCATAAAAAAGGAGATTCCTAGTTTTTGTTGTATGTGTCACCACTTCAGTcacaatatgttttaatttttttaagagacagggtcttgttctgccacccaggccaaatgcagtgttgcaatcatagcccactgtagcctcaaactcctgggctcaagcaatcttccagcctcagcctcccaagtagttaggaccacaggtgcatgccaccatgctcaggtaattctttttttttttttttttttttttcgtagagatgacatcttgctatattgcccaggctaattttgagctcttggcctcaagcaatcctctcatcccggcctcccaaagtgctgggattacaggcatgagccaccatacccagtcaacaatttttaaaatggctttatattttaccttACCTACTTTATGGGATTAGATTAgttagtttaaattatttactattcataatcacactgaaattttatagaagaaacattGCATATCATTCCACAATGGCTTTAGTTTGTTTCACAAAATGACATCGCCTTAAATTGATGTATTTAGTATaaaccaccacagcctcccaataaCACTCCAGCTAAAACTAGGACATTAATGTCAACAAAGGTTGGCGTGTGCACTTTCCTGTGAGTGGTCTCTGAGTCTCACATATTGCATATATACCAGAAAAGTGAATATCTCAATTTAACACTTACATCTCAACTCTTCATCTGTAGCATCAAATCTGCAGAGATCTGTATCTGGATGACATAGCTCCCGCTCAGCATTCAATGCTTCTTGACACAGTAAAATTCCATCTGTTAAATTTAAAGATTGGCAAGAAGTGAAACGCAGGTGCAACTGGAAAGACTCAAGTATTTtgctttaatgttaatattaattCTACAAAGCACTCTGTAACCAATTTCTCTTTATGGTATCATCACCCTTTAggtaactctctctctctctctctctctctctctctctctctctctctcacacacacacacacacacacacacaccactcaaatagagacagagaaaaacagaacaaaacaactatgccaatgtttcagaattttaatcATATCTCCATAATGACAGGCAAGCCCCAAAGCCAATCCTTCATAGGAGTAAAAAAATTGCCCTAATGTTGGAACTCAGAGTCTACTATTTGAAGGACAGTTGTACATGTGTCCAATACAAGATATGGTGCCCCTTAAACGTGGAAGGTGGATCTTCCCTGGAACTGCTTTCTCTGGAGCCTTCCCAAATTGTGCCTgttggccggccatggtggctcacacctgtaattccaggcaTGGgctggcctttgggaggccaaggagggtggatcacctgaggtcaggagttcaagatgagcctggccaacatggtgaaaccccgtctctattaaaaatacaaaaattatctgggcgtggtggcatgcatccataatcccagctactagggaggctgaggcaggagaattgcttgaacccaggaagtggaggttgcaatgagcaaaggtcacgccacttcactccaccctgggtgacagagcgagactccatctcaaaaaaaaaaaattgtgcctgtgtttttgttttcttttccccaagccCCCCAATATAAGACTTGAAGGTAGACTAGGAGTCCTTTCTGCCCATACCACTTGCAGACAATTCTCCCTCTGACCTTCCTAAATACCCAAGCTTTGACTCTCATGTCAAATGGCACCCCTCACTGTTCCAGCTTGTTACAATCACCTACAGACACTGTAGGTGAGCCCTGAGGATGCCCTGCCCCTCAACCCCTGAAGATTCTAGCTCTGAGCTCACTGTCATTCGCTGTcatgtaaatattcacttttatttgctTCTCAGTTTCTTGATCTCTTCTTATTGATGACTTTGAAGGAGAACTTTGATGAAAAACAACCTTTGCCACCACTCTTCAAAAGAAGTATTACCATTACTAATGATGATAACGTTTCCTTGTCTTCATTTCAAGTGGTCCACTCACCAACCATCATCCCTATCTGTCCAGCTCACTTCTTTTCATATCTCTACTCTAACAATATTTCAGCTGCGCCAGCTTCTACAAGCCCAGGatcctaaattattttcagttatttccctCACCTAtcttgtcttcatttcctttattaGAGATATCAGACAAGCAATCACTCCCTGGCCATGCTCATACTTCTCCATACTCTCATGgcaaaaactctagaaaataaatCCCTTCACTTACTCTAGCCTGTATCTGtgcagctgaatgagtgaagaaaTCA harbors:
- the LOC129143463 gene encoding MAM and LDL-receptor class A domain-containing protein 1-like, coding for MCGWTSEASAGQISWMRTKAREIPAFESTPQQDQGGDDEGYYVWVGAKHAFALNHLDSRAYLNSSVCHCLGKSCHLQFYYAMESSVLRVRLYNNKEEEIFWTYNISTHSQWVKADVLIPEDLKTFKIIFEGTL